From the Humulus lupulus unplaced genomic scaffold, drHumLupu1.1 SCAFFOLD_1066, whole genome shotgun sequence genome, the window tcttaacgacttacactttttttcttaaatacacctTCAATATCTTTCTCTTTCAGCATTTTATGCGCTGACCAGCTAagcattcttggaaaggccaGGGGTTGTTGATCAGCAAATGCAGAGAACTTTGTGAAAATTTCATAGGCCCAATATTGCAGAACAATGGCATAACCATAAATTGTGTACTGAGGTGCTGGTCTTTTTCTCTTTTGCTCAACATTCTTCAAGTATTTATT encodes:
- the LOC133811507 gene encoding uncharacterized protein LOC133811507 → MERLRNKYLKNVEQKRKRPAPQYTIYGYAIVLQYWAYEIFTKFSAFADQQPLAFPRMLSWSAHKMLKEKDIEGVFKKKSNLVKATLNPRPEEKEFHDSIIQGPDELLMGRVISFVDDDVELEFEREEREESPTKPDVADGHRH